The following are encoded together in the Vigna unguiculata cultivar IT97K-499-35 chromosome 2, ASM411807v1, whole genome shotgun sequence genome:
- the LOC114169318 gene encoding 3-ketoacyl-CoA synthase 6-like: MPHSSNSVKLKYVKLGYQYLVNHIITLIILPLMLGTLIEVLRLGPDEILKLWNSLLHLDLVQILSSSFLIIIIATIYFMSKPRTVFLVDYSCFKPPVTCRVPFATFMEHSRLILKNNPKSVDFQMRILERSGLGEETCLPPAIHYIPPKPTMEAARGEAELVIFSAMDSLFEKTGLKPKDIDILIVNCSLFSPTPSLSAMVINKYKLRSNIKSFNLSGMGCSAGLISIDLARDLLQIHPNSNAVVVSTEIITPNYYQGNERAMLLPNCLFRMGGAAILLSNRKSERKRAKYRLVHVVRTHKGSDDKAFRCVFEEEDKEGKVGISLSKDLMAIAGEALKSNITTMGPLVLPASEQLLFLFMLIGRKIFNPRWKPYIPDFKQAFEHFCIHAGGRAVIDELQKNLQLSSEHVEASRMTLHRFGNTSSSSLWYELNYIESKGRMKKGDRVWQIAFGSGFKCNSAVWKCNRTIQTPLDGPWSDCIDRYPVHIPEIVKL; this comes from the coding sequence ATGCCTCATTCCTCAAACTCAGTGAAGCTCAAGTATGTGAAACTTGGCTACCAATACCTTGTCAACCACATCATAACCCTCATCATCCTACCCCTAATGCTTGGAACCTTGATTGAGGTGCTTCGTTTAGGCCCAGATGAAATCCTCAAACTTTGGAACTCTCTTCTTCACCTTGACCTCGTTCAAATCCTCTCCTCTTCCttcctcatcatcatcatcgccACCATCTACTTCATGTCCAAGCCACGCACGGTGTTCCTCGTCGACTACTCCTGCTTCAAGCCACCAGTCACGTGCCGTGTCCCTTTTGCCACCTTCATGGAGCACTCGCGCCTCATACTCAAGAACAACCCCAAAAGCGTCGACTTCCAGATGAGGATTCTCGAAAGATCTGGCCTTGGAGAAGAAACATGTCTCCCTCCGGCGATCCATTACATCCCCCCCAAACCCACCATGGAAGCAGCCAGAGGTGAAGCTGAACTTGTGATATTCTCCGCCATGGATTCTTTGTTCGAGAAAACGGGTCTGAAGCCAAAGGACATTGACATTCTCATAGTGAACTGCAGCCTCTTTTCTCCGACGCCATCTTTGTCAGCCATGGTGATCAACAAGTACAAACTCAGAAGCAATATCAAGAGCTTTAACCTCTCAGGAATGGGGTGCAGTGCAGGGCTTATTTCCATCGACCTGGCTCGTGACCTTCTCCAAATCCATCCTAACTCCAACGCAGTGGTTGTGAGCACCGAGATCATAACCCCCAACTACTACCAGGGCAATGAGAGAGCCATGCTTCTTCCGAACTGCTTGTTCAGAATGGGTGGTGCTGCCATTCTTCTATCCAACAGAAAATCCGAACGCAAGAGGGCTAAGTACAGACTGGTTCACGTGGTGAGAACCCACAAGGGTTCCGACGACAAAGCGTTTCGTTGCGTGTTTGAAGAGGAAGACAAAGAAGGAAAAGTGGGGATTTCTCTTTCGAAGGACCTCATGGCCATAGCAGGAGAAGCATTGAAGTCCAACATAACCACCATGGGACCCCTGGTGCTTCCTGCTTCGGAGCAGTTACTTTTCCTTTTCATGCTTATCGGAAGGAAAATCTTCAACCCCAGATGGAAGCCTTACATCCCTGACTTCAAACAAGCCTTTGAGCACTTCTGCATCCACGCCGGTGGGCGTGCTGTGATCGACGAGTTGCAGAAGAACCTCCAGCTTTCTTCTGAGCATGTTGAGGCTTCCAGAATGACCCTGCACCGCTTCGGGAACACCTCTTCTTCCTCGCTTTGGTACGAACTGAACTACATTGAGTCCAAGGGGAGAATGAAGAAAGGTGATAGGGTTTGGCAGATTGCGTTCGGAAGTGGGTTCAAGTGCAACAGTGCTGTTTGGAAGTGCAATAGAACCATTCAGACACCCCTTGATGGCCCTTGGAGTGATTGCATTGATCGCTACCCGGTTCACATTCCTGAGATCGTTAAGCTCTAG